In a single window of the Gemmatimonadaceae bacterium genome:
- a CDS encoding metallophosphoesterase: MALKTGTIWHMSDLHLRAGVDTGAAIQRADVDGLDPTAFSVDARRALFTFVERQREEAEGLPDPRVANALVISGDLVHQSGWTDTVIVQGFLERLRKELQLPPERVVVIPGNHDVNWATARTKPSASRDEFMAVTSGYTRVNEHCSSVWFDDDGLAFLLADTVAHVGVPVNLGRVVTELCEAFPALAKKEVEQVLAGALAAEVPTIAPNAIAEQLQHIAASRTPEFAASGHLPMPSDNPRLPNDLLGFLVSHYPLLPCPYTNVEVKPFHLPVGAGPAKRVLSEAGVFVCLHGHQHVSWVHAEKTTYGNPDVRFCCVGAGSLTQDDKAFNIIRYALMTETGEARLAIQPVYIRAASVQAGEIKRFYIPPRVGIPARAVRLVERIYADAHVRGDKWYSDISTQGWRTDAAGKRVRKIPVVIQTDQAGPPTKIRAQPLTAGFHVSIDPKNPQDPGPGTRSSIRVVADNTTDRLSFAIREFNRFAYCSTVEEKARCYGGELAVPSLAYDEEAIVHVVRVPCERLEIYVCTPDVAPTLNDLRLVTYVETAKGALEEVKQLQAMTDHTLETWPEVKRVRLTVPRPMEGAAYGVAWKLPPRRVANDDTASNPAHRDALHRGIEQLRLKLLQGKKQAAVRAQLLAAWRPFEVSIRTRIATVCPGAEESAEITLVVPDQPLLTLEEYQAQYEKLLRPEVSLVPVLASFDHADKRYKAKITVGLGVAGVAYLTNQIIHYDSTKTPSQPQLNGDAPPSPYLALSVEGDELAKHSSLYAYPLVHPWLRGTPLGCVCVGSIEGDYHLQLEQELFNPALHEFLINLSRAGGIGRPFA, from the coding sequence ATGGCGCTGAAGACCGGTACCATCTGGCACATGTCCGACTTGCACCTGCGCGCGGGGGTGGACACTGGGGCAGCGATTCAGCGGGCGGACGTCGACGGGCTCGACCCCACAGCATTCTCGGTCGACGCGCGGAGAGCTTTGTTCACGTTCGTCGAGCGGCAGCGCGAGGAAGCCGAGGGGCTACCCGACCCTCGGGTGGCAAACGCCCTGGTGATATCAGGTGACTTGGTGCATCAGAGCGGGTGGACCGATACCGTCATCGTGCAAGGATTCCTGGAGCGGTTGCGGAAGGAGCTGCAACTACCGCCGGAACGTGTCGTCGTCATACCCGGCAATCACGACGTGAACTGGGCGACTGCACGTACGAAACCGTCGGCAAGTCGCGATGAGTTCATGGCAGTGACGAGTGGCTACACGAGAGTCAACGAACACTGCAGCAGTGTCTGGTTCGATGACGACGGGCTCGCCTTCCTGCTGGCGGATACGGTCGCTCACGTGGGCGTACCGGTCAACCTCGGGCGCGTGGTCACGGAGCTGTGCGAGGCATTCCCTGCGCTGGCGAAGAAGGAGGTGGAGCAGGTCCTCGCCGGGGCGCTTGCGGCAGAAGTCCCGACGATCGCGCCCAACGCTATCGCGGAACAGTTACAACATATCGCCGCCTCGCGCACGCCGGAGTTCGCCGCGTCGGGACACTTGCCGATGCCGTCCGACAACCCGCGGCTACCCAACGACCTGCTCGGCTTCCTGGTCTCGCACTACCCGCTGCTCCCTTGCCCCTACACGAATGTCGAGGTGAAACCGTTCCACCTTCCGGTGGGTGCGGGCCCCGCGAAGCGCGTGCTGTCCGAAGCTGGCGTCTTCGTCTGCCTGCACGGGCATCAGCACGTCTCGTGGGTCCACGCGGAAAAGACCACGTACGGCAACCCCGACGTCCGGTTCTGTTGCGTGGGTGCCGGAAGTCTCACTCAGGACGACAAGGCGTTCAACATCATCCGATACGCATTGATGACCGAGACGGGCGAAGCCCGGCTCGCGATACAGCCTGTCTATATTCGGGCGGCTAGCGTACAAGCGGGCGAGATCAAGCGGTTCTACATTCCGCCGCGGGTCGGGATTCCCGCACGCGCCGTCCGACTCGTGGAGCGCATCTACGCGGACGCGCATGTACGGGGTGACAAGTGGTACTCGGACATTTCCACGCAAGGATGGAGAACCGACGCCGCCGGCAAGCGGGTGAGGAAAATCCCCGTCGTCATTCAGACGGATCAGGCGGGGCCTCCGACGAAGATTCGGGCCCAACCGCTTACCGCCGGATTCCACGTATCGATCGACCCGAAGAACCCGCAGGACCCGGGCCCCGGTACGCGCTCTTCGATCCGCGTCGTCGCCGACAACACGACAGATCGCCTGAGCTTCGCCATTCGAGAATTCAATCGTTTCGCGTACTGCTCAACGGTCGAGGAGAAGGCCCGATGTTACGGCGGAGAGCTCGCCGTACCGAGTCTTGCATATGACGAGGAGGCGATCGTTCATGTCGTGCGCGTGCCGTGCGAGCGCCTCGAGATCTACGTTTGCACACCCGACGTGGCACCGACGCTCAACGACCTACGCCTCGTCACTTACGTCGAGACGGCGAAAGGCGCGCTGGAAGAGGTCAAGCAGCTCCAAGCGATGACCGATCACACCCTCGAAACGTGGCCCGAGGTGAAGCGAGTGCGACTCACCGTCCCACGCCCCATGGAAGGGGCGGCTTACGGTGTCGCGTGGAAGCTCCCGCCGCGAAGGGTAGCCAACGACGATACGGCCTCCAACCCGGCGCACCGGGACGCGCTACACCGAGGCATCGAGCAGCTCCGGTTGAAGCTTCTCCAGGGAAAGAAGCAAGCGGCGGTGCGGGCGCAGCTGCTCGCGGCGTGGCGTCCCTTCGAGGTATCGATTCGGACGCGAATCGCGACCGTCTGCCCGGGGGCCGAAGAGTCCGCGGAGATTACACTCGTTGTCCCCGACCAACCGCTCCTCACGCTCGAAGAGTACCAGGCGCAGTACGAAAAGCTGCTGCGCCCCGAGGTCTCACTCGTGCCCGTGCTGGCGAGTTTTGATCACGCTGACAAACGATACAAGGCGAAGATCACTGTGGGACTCGGCGTCGCAGGTGTAGCCTACCTGACTAACCAGATCATTCACTACGATAGCACGAAGACACCAAGTCAGCCGCAGCTCAACGGCGATGCGCCACCCTCACCCTACTTGGCGCTCTCCGTCGAGGGCGACGAGCTCGCGAAGCACTCGAGTCTGTATGCTTACCCGCTCGTGCATCCCTGGCTGCGTGGCACCCCACTGGGTTGCGTGTGCGTCGGATCAATAGAAGGGGACTACCACCTGCAGCTCGAACAAGAGCTCTTCAACCCGGCGCTTCACGAGTTCCTGATCAACCTCAGCCGTGCCGGAGGAATCGGAAGGCCGTTCGCATGA
- a CDS encoding transposase yields the protein MTNDARRRIHFAAYRLKYSRWIHVVVVATERVEPLVRSLLASFAASGGVPLRVVFDNPKTVVLRREGARIVWNPTLAQVVLDYGFSIERCTPRRPEQKGAVENLVGFVKRAFFRARRFVDLTDDLPQQLTEWLREVNEVRPSRATKEPPVVRWRVEQARLQPLAVAPADYGLQLPVTVGPTAMVHYQGVRYAMPAAACGLPATLHLYPDRVKIVTAGGRHEALHPRVPLVGTVSYLTGQRAQQLAAVYGARKRLYFMRERLLELGPVGEAYVTELVHQRAHTWQGDVERLFNALEGLGEATFRGVLQRALMQRLIGAEYVERLAETVREGPPSAEVLTASTPVTEVAS from the coding sequence CTGACGAACGACGCGCGCCGGCGGATCCACTTCGCGGCGTATCGCCTGAAGTACTCGCGCTGGATCCACGTGGTCGTCGTCGCGACCGAGCGCGTGGAGCCGCTCGTGCGCAGCCTGCTCGCGAGCTTCGCCGCGAGCGGCGGCGTGCCGTTGCGCGTCGTCTTCGACAATCCGAAGACGGTCGTCCTCCGACGCGAGGGCGCGCGGATCGTCTGGAATCCCACGCTCGCCCAGGTCGTCCTCGACTACGGCTTCAGCATCGAGCGCTGCACGCCGCGCCGTCCCGAGCAGAAGGGCGCCGTGGAGAATCTGGTGGGCTTCGTGAAGCGGGCCTTCTTCCGCGCGCGCCGCTTCGTCGATCTGACCGACGATCTGCCGCAGCAGCTCACCGAGTGGCTGCGCGAGGTCAATGAGGTCCGCCCCTCGCGCGCGACCAAGGAACCGCCCGTGGTGCGGTGGCGCGTCGAGCAGGCGCGCTTGCAGCCGCTCGCCGTGGCACCGGCCGACTACGGCCTGCAGCTCCCGGTGACCGTCGGGCCGACGGCGATGGTGCACTACCAGGGCGTGCGGTATGCGATGCCGGCCGCGGCCTGCGGCCTCCCGGCGACGCTGCACCTCTATCCCGACCGCGTGAAGATCGTGACGGCGGGCGGCCGCCACGAGGCGCTGCATCCGCGCGTCCCGCTCGTCGGCACGGTGAGCTACCTGACGGGCCAGCGCGCGCAGCAGCTCGCCGCCGTGTACGGCGCGCGCAAGCGCTTGTACTTCATGCGTGAGCGCCTGCTCGAGTTGGGCCCCGTGGGCGAAGCGTACGTGACGGAGCTCGTGCATCAGCGCGCGCACACGTGGCAGGGCGACGTCGAGCGCCTCTTCAATGCGCTCGAGGGGCTCGGCGAGGCGACGTTCCGCGGCGTGCTGCAGCGGGCGTTGATGCAACGCCTCATTGGGGCGGAGTACGTGGAGCGGCTAGCCGAGACGGTCCGCGAGGGCCCGCCCAGTGCGGAGGTCCTGACCGCGTCCACGCCCGTGACGGAGGTGGCGTCATGA
- the cas2 gene encoding CRISPR-associated endonuclease Cas2 — translation MRRRYLVAYDVSDAQRLRRTYRVMNGFGDPVQYSLFVCDLSPVERQIMHERLTAVINLKDDRVLIVDLGAADSRLAASFDVLGRQLAIGRDSYQATVI, via the coding sequence ATGCGGCGCCGGTACCTGGTTGCCTATGACGTGAGCGATGCGCAGCGGCTGCGCCGGACGTATCGTGTGATGAACGGTTTCGGCGATCCGGTGCAGTACTCGCTCTTCGTATGCGATCTCTCGCCCGTCGAGCGGCAGATCATGCACGAGCGGCTAACGGCGGTGATCAATCTCAAGGACGATCGCGTTCTCATCGTGGACCTGGGTGCCGCCGACTCTCGGCTCGCGGCGTCGTTCGACGTGCTGGGCCGCCAACTGGCGATCGGCCGGGACTCGTATCAGGCGACGGTGATCTGA
- the istB gene encoding IS21-like element helper ATPase IstB, which produces MTATTRPPAPVKDLDAMLLRLHLPTVRCLHGELATRAEAEGMSYHAFLETLIAEEIAHRAETRIRRAVRAARFPTLRTIDDFNFTFQTALRRQMLGSYLGPEFVTEGRHAIFSGPSGTGKTHLAVAVAYRAIQHGHDARFVSADLLIGELSHAATLGTLDAAVAPYLHPAVLVLDEIGYLAHATDAANVLYRVVNERYLRGKPLLVTTNKPLAAWGQVLHDGDLAEAILDRLLERGTHFEMRGRSYRTRHLKGEDSPRAVVTSDPA; this is translated from the coding sequence ATGACCGCGACGACGCGCCCACCGGCCCCGGTGAAGGATCTCGACGCCATGCTGCTCCGCTTGCACCTGCCGACCGTCCGGTGCCTGCATGGCGAGCTGGCCACGCGTGCCGAAGCGGAGGGGATGAGCTATCACGCCTTCCTCGAGACGCTGATCGCCGAGGAGATCGCGCATCGCGCCGAGACGCGCATCCGGCGCGCCGTGCGCGCGGCGCGTTTTCCCACGCTCCGCACCATCGACGACTTCAACTTCACCTTCCAGACGGCGCTCCGCCGCCAGATGCTCGGCAGCTACCTCGGCCCCGAGTTCGTCACCGAGGGCCGGCACGCCATCTTCAGTGGCCCGAGCGGCACCGGGAAGACGCACCTCGCCGTGGCCGTCGCCTATCGCGCGATCCAGCACGGGCACGACGCGCGCTTCGTGTCGGCCGATCTCCTCATCGGGGAGCTGTCGCACGCCGCCACGTTAGGCACCCTCGACGCCGCCGTCGCCCCGTATCTCCACCCGGCGGTCCTCGTGCTCGACGAGATCGGCTACCTCGCCCACGCCACCGACGCGGCCAACGTGCTCTATCGCGTGGTGAACGAGCGCTATCTGCGCGGCAAGCCCCTCCTCGTCACCACGAACAAGCCGCTGGCGGCGTGGGGCCAGGTGCTGCATGATGGCGACCTCGCGGAGGCGATCCTCGACCGCCTGCTGGAACGCGGGACGCACTTCGAGATGCGCGGACGGTCCTACCGCACCCGCCACCTCAAGGGCGAGGACAGTCCGCGGGCCGTGGTCACGTCCGACCCGGCCTAA
- the cas1 gene encoding CRISPR-associated endonuclease Cas1 — protein MVNEFVYCPRLSFLEWVQGEWDDNLDTIEGRWVHRRVDKEPATDVPAPPDDEASSADGGDAEALALTARSVLLSSDRLGAIARIDLLEAEGREATPVEYKRGAVPDIPNRAWDPERVQLCLQGLILRDNGYSCAAGVLYFAESKTRVKVAFDESLIEMTQDAVQGTRAMAEGGRLPPPLRDSPKCVRCSLSGICLPDETRAWSGEPPDEVRRLVPARPDALPVYVQAQGGTIGKRGDALHVTVPDEPPVSVRLLDASALSVFGNVQLTTQAMRAVCDEGIPVTFHSSTGWLVGVLNGGLGHKNVLLRVRQHAVAGATEASLEIARRMAEGKILNQRTLLRRNHAAPDRRLLATMAMHARQTRGARAVDQLMGIEGMAARLYFSALPQLLKGAGAWASQRFAEGGRNRRPPKDEVNAVLSFVYALLVRDCNLAAAVVGFDPYVGFLHAPHYGRPSLALDLAEEFRPLVGDSVTLNVFNQGEVVEKDFVRRARGVALSPTGRRAVISAYERRMNQTVTHPMFGYVVSYRRVVELQARLLRAVLMGEAEHYRAFTTR, from the coding sequence ATGGTGAACGAGTTCGTCTACTGCCCGCGCCTCTCCTTCCTGGAGTGGGTGCAGGGCGAGTGGGACGACAACCTCGACACCATCGAAGGACGCTGGGTGCATCGCCGAGTCGACAAGGAACCCGCGACTGATGTGCCGGCGCCGCCGGACGATGAAGCGTCGAGCGCGGACGGCGGTGACGCGGAGGCTCTTGCGCTCACGGCTCGGTCGGTGTTGCTCTCGTCAGACCGGCTCGGCGCCATCGCCCGCATCGATCTGCTCGAAGCCGAAGGTCGTGAGGCCACTCCGGTGGAGTACAAGCGGGGCGCGGTGCCCGACATACCGAATCGTGCCTGGGACCCAGAGCGGGTGCAATTGTGCCTGCAGGGGCTGATTCTCCGCGACAACGGCTATTCATGCGCTGCGGGTGTGTTGTACTTCGCCGAGTCGAAGACACGCGTCAAGGTTGCATTCGACGAGTCGCTGATCGAGATGACGCAGGACGCGGTGCAGGGGACGCGTGCGATGGCCGAGGGCGGGCGACTCCCGCCGCCACTCCGCGACAGCCCCAAGTGCGTACGATGCTCACTCAGCGGCATCTGCCTCCCCGATGAAACGCGTGCCTGGAGCGGCGAACCGCCCGATGAGGTGCGGCGCCTCGTCCCCGCGCGCCCCGATGCACTTCCGGTGTATGTGCAAGCACAGGGCGGGACGATCGGGAAGCGAGGCGACGCATTGCACGTGACGGTGCCCGACGAACCGCCGGTGTCGGTCCGATTGCTGGACGCCTCGGCGCTGTCGGTGTTCGGGAATGTGCAGCTGACGACGCAAGCCATGCGCGCCGTCTGCGACGAGGGGATCCCGGTGACCTTTCATTCGTCGACCGGTTGGTTGGTCGGCGTCCTCAACGGCGGACTGGGACACAAGAACGTCCTCCTTCGCGTACGCCAGCATGCGGTAGCGGGAGCGACAGAGGCGTCGCTCGAAATCGCGCGGCGCATGGCAGAGGGGAAGATCCTCAACCAGCGCACGTTGTTGCGCCGAAACCATGCGGCGCCCGATCGCCGATTGCTGGCGACCATGGCGATGCACGCCAGGCAGACGCGCGGAGCTCGTGCCGTCGATCAGCTCATGGGGATCGAGGGAATGGCGGCGCGACTCTATTTCAGTGCGCTCCCGCAACTGCTCAAGGGGGCGGGGGCGTGGGCGTCGCAGCGGTTCGCGGAAGGAGGTCGCAATCGGCGCCCTCCCAAGGACGAAGTGAACGCCGTCCTGTCGTTCGTCTACGCGCTGTTAGTGCGCGATTGCAACTTGGCGGCCGCCGTGGTCGGCTTCGACCCGTACGTCGGGTTCCTGCATGCGCCGCACTACGGTCGTCCCAGCCTGGCACTCGACCTGGCGGAGGAGTTCCGGCCATTGGTGGGCGACTCGGTGACGCTGAACGTGTTCAATCAGGGCGAAGTCGTGGAGAAGGACTTCGTGCGCCGAGCGCGCGGCGTCGCCTTGTCGCCGACCGGGCGTCGCGCGGTGATTTCCGCGTATGAGCGACGAATGAACCAGACCGTCACGCACCCGATGTTTGGCTATGTGGTGAGCTATCGCCGTGTCGTGGAGCTGCAGGCGCGACTGCTCCGCGCCGTCCTGATGGGAGAAGCCGAGCACTACCGCGCGTTCACGACGAGGTGA
- a CDS encoding DUF814 domain-containing protein, giving the protein MTRPPMPAGILEYELPGEWQVYAGKTDAANDYVSIKLARARDRWFHVRGMPGGHVILRVEEGREPDRAALECAAGIAAYHSKQRGGGIVAVSMTEGRHVSKPRGAKPGTVEIRKESVLRVRPATEEAIAAMRRGKA; this is encoded by the coding sequence ATGACCCGCCCGCCCATGCCCGCGGGGATCCTCGAGTACGAGCTTCCCGGCGAGTGGCAGGTGTATGCCGGAAAGACCGACGCCGCCAACGACTACGTGAGCATCAAGCTGGCGCGCGCGCGCGATCGGTGGTTCCACGTGCGCGGGATGCCGGGCGGGCACGTGATTCTGCGTGTGGAGGAGGGGCGCGAGCCGGACCGCGCCGCGCTGGAGTGCGCGGCGGGGATTGCCGCGTATCACAGCAAGCAGCGCGGCGGGGGGATTGTCGCCGTGTCGATGACCGAGGGGCGCCACGTGAGCAAGCCACGCGGCGCCAAGCCGGGGACCGTCGAGATACGGAAGGAGAGCGTGCTGCGTGTGCGCCCGGCGACCGAGGAGGCGATTGCGGCCATGCGCCGAGGGAAGGCGTAG
- a CDS encoding amino acid permease: protein MSVVIPESPPNAVPSPAVQGRADSAPPRVGFWIASALVVGNVIGAGIFLLPATLAPYGWSGVVGWLVTLGGALCLAWVFAQLSRYFPEAGGAFGFMRLALGDVPAFIGAWGYWVSVWVANAAIATGATAYLTQMVPAVERVPGIAPAVTVAAVWVVTWVNLRGVKTAGGVQFVTTVLKLLPFGAVLALVVVRLAREGGSALAPFDPSAITVPQIVAATTLSLYAMLGIESAAVPADRVRDPARTIPRATMFGAWLTGLLSVICCSAVVLMLPAGEVARSSAPFALFLSRSLGPGSATFIAACAIVSAWGALNGWVLLAGELPAAMAESGRLPSWFGVRNAHGAPTRSLVLSSVLTSVLVVANYSRSIASLFAFAILLATATSLVLYLFCSLAAVRFMRRGEMPAAWSLRLAAVGATVFSLWAFVGAGREALAWGAVLLAAGWPLHLAVRRGVR from the coding sequence GTGAGCGTCGTCATACCCGAGTCGCCGCCTAACGCGGTCCCATCGCCAGCAGTTCAAGGAAGAGCCGATAGCGCCCCGCCGCGCGTCGGCTTCTGGATCGCTTCGGCGCTGGTGGTTGGCAACGTCATCGGCGCCGGGATCTTCCTCCTCCCGGCGACGCTGGCTCCCTATGGTTGGAGTGGCGTCGTGGGGTGGCTCGTCACGCTCGGCGGGGCGCTCTGCCTGGCGTGGGTCTTCGCGCAGCTCAGCCGGTATTTTCCCGAGGCCGGCGGGGCGTTCGGCTTCATGCGGCTCGCGTTAGGCGACGTCCCCGCCTTCATTGGGGCATGGGGATACTGGGTCTCCGTGTGGGTCGCCAACGCCGCCATTGCCACCGGCGCCACGGCCTATCTCACGCAGATGGTCCCCGCCGTGGAGCGAGTGCCCGGCATCGCGCCGGCCGTCACCGTTGCCGCGGTGTGGGTGGTGACATGGGTGAACCTGCGCGGGGTGAAGACCGCCGGCGGCGTGCAGTTTGTCACCACCGTCCTCAAGCTCCTCCCCTTTGGCGCCGTGCTGGCGCTGGTGGTGGTGCGCCTGGCGCGCGAGGGGGGGAGCGCGCTCGCCCCGTTCGATCCCAGCGCCATCACCGTGCCGCAGATCGTGGCGGCAACGACGCTGTCGCTGTACGCCATGCTGGGGATCGAGTCGGCCGCTGTTCCCGCCGATCGCGTGCGCGACCCCGCGCGCACCATCCCGCGGGCCACGATGTTCGGTGCCTGGCTCACGGGGCTCCTCTCCGTCATCTGCTGTTCGGCGGTGGTGCTGATGCTCCCGGCCGGCGAAGTGGCGCGCTCCTCGGCCCCCTTTGCCCTCTTCCTCTCCCGATCGTTAGGGCCCGGGAGCGCCACCTTCATCGCCGCCTGCGCCATCGTGAGTGCGTGGGGGGCGCTCAACGGGTGGGTCCTGCTGGCGGGTGAGCTCCCGGCGGCCATGGCCGAGAGCGGGCGATTGCCATCGTGGTTCGGAGTGAGGAATGCGCACGGGGCGCCAACGCGCTCGCTCGTCCTCAGCAGCGTCCTGACGTCGGTGCTCGTCGTGGCCAACTATTCGCGTTCCATCGCCTCGCTCTTTGCCTTTGCCATCTTGCTGGCGACGGCGACGAGCCTGGTGCTGTACCTCTTTTGTTCGCTGGCGGCCGTCCGTTTCATGCGCCGTGGCGAGATGCCGGCGGCGTGGTCGCTGCGCCTGGCGGCCGTTGGGGCGACCGTCTTCTCGCTGTGGGCCTTTGTCGGCGCCGGACGTGAGGCGCTGGCGTGGGGGGCCGTGCTCCTGGCGGCCGGCTGGCCGTTGCATCTGGCGGTGAGGAGGGGCGTGCGATGA
- a CDS encoding peptidylprolyl isomerase produces the protein MRPIAFSAERSIARSIARSIAPSIARVSARFVAACALLVAAATACHRAPPSVLRASPEALDAQAPDSFVVRFETTKGEFDLMVHRDWAARGADRLHGLVRYGVLDGARFFRVVPNFVVQFGISADPAVSAAVRERRIPDDSVRRSNVRGTLSFATSGPNTRTSQLFINLKDNQRLDRLGFAVLGQVVRGMEVVDALYAGYGEGAPRGQGPSQDQIGKEGEAYLAREFPKLDGVRRARVVKRWGR, from the coding sequence ATGCGTCCTATCGCCTTCTCCGCCGAGCGTTCTATTGCGCGCTCTATTGCGCGCTCCATTGCGCCCTCCATTGCGCGTGTCAGCGCCCGCTTTGTCGCCGCCTGCGCACTGCTCGTTGCAGCCGCGACCGCCTGTCACCGTGCGCCGCCGTCCGTGTTGCGCGCCTCGCCGGAGGCGCTCGACGCCCAGGCCCCCGATTCGTTCGTCGTCCGCTTCGAGACCACGAAGGGGGAGTTCGACCTGATGGTCCACCGCGACTGGGCCGCGCGGGGCGCCGATCGCCTTCACGGGCTGGTGCGGTACGGCGTGCTGGATGGCGCGCGCTTCTTCCGCGTGGTCCCTAACTTCGTGGTGCAGTTCGGGATCAGCGCCGATCCCGCTGTGAGCGCCGCCGTGCGCGAGCGCCGCATCCCCGATGATTCCGTACGGCGCAGCAACGTGCGCGGCACGCTGTCGTTTGCCACCTCTGGTCCCAACACGCGCACCTCGCAGCTCTTCATCAACCTCAAGGACAACCAGCGCCTGGACCGGCTCGGCTTTGCCGTGTTAGGGCAGGTGGTACGGGGGATGGAGGTGGTAGACGCGTTGTACGCCGGCTACGGCGAGGGGGCGCCGCGCGGGCAGGGGCCGTCGCAGGACCAGATCGGGAAGGAGGGGGAGGCGTATCTGGCGCGGGAGTTTCCGAAGCTGGATGGGGTACGGCGGGCGCGGGTGGTGAAGCGGTGGGGGAGATAG